CGAAGTGCGTAATCAACTGCCGGGCGTGACCGACACCGTCTATCTGAACACCGGCACCTGCGGACCGTTGCCAATGGTGGCGTACGAAGCAATGCAGGAGGAGATGAAGCACGACCTGACCAAGGCGCGCATCGACTCTGATCATTTCCCCAATATCGGACGGAAGCGCAATGACGTCCGAGAGGCGGTCGCTTCGTATGTCGGAGCAGACCCGACCGAGATTGCGGTCACTGCCAGCACGACCGATGGTATGTACGTCTCGATCATGGGTTATCGCTGGCAGGCGGGCGACGAGCTGTTGCTGAGTAACATCGAGCATCCGGGCGGCATGGTGCCGTCGTTCCTCGCCAAGCGTCGCTACGGCGTCCGCATCAGGGTCGTTGACATTGGCATCGGCGGTGGGGATCCGGCGGATGTCGTCGCGGCCTTCGAGCGCGCAATCACGCCACGAACCCGCATGATCGTCGTCTCGCACGTCTCCTACACGACTGGCGCGAAGCTGCCGCTCAAAGAGCTGGTCGCGATGGCACACGCGCACGATGTACTGGTCGTCGCAGATGCTGCGCAGTCTTACGGCCCCCTCGATCTCGATCTTCACGACATCGGCGTCGATGCCTATGCCGGGTCGGGCCAGAAGTGGATGTGCGGGCCGGACGGCACCGGCATGCTCTATATCCGGGCTGATCGCGTCGGCGACTTCGAGCAGTCGTTCGTTGCCGGCGGCATCACGATGGGCTCGCTCGACTACTTCGGTGGCTCCTATC
The genomic region above belongs to Thermomicrobiales bacterium and contains:
- a CDS encoding aminotransferase class V-fold PLP-dependent enzyme, which codes for MADILEVRNQLPGVTDTVYLNTGTCGPLPMVAYEAMQEEMKHDLTKARIDSDHFPNIGRKRNDVREAVASYVGADPTEIAVTASTTDGMYVSIMGYRWQAGDELLLSNIEHPGGMVPSFLAKRRYGVRIRVVDIGIGGGDPADVVAAFERAITPRTRMIVVSHVSYTTGAKLPLKELVAMAHAHDVLVVADAAQSYGPLDLDLHDIGVDAYAGSGQKWMCGPDGTGMLYIRADRVGDFEQSFVAGGITMGSLDYFGGSYQPAAGTARFDTAGRNTILTAGQAAATRWIAQDLGKEWVANQVKDMAGLAYDELSRLPGVTVVTPREAMAGLIAFNVNGIAGPDLSARMAQDHNVTIRYVTKYINNPEAARVSLHYFNTPEDIGALTEGIQSIQGTL